In the Diprion similis isolate iyDipSimi1 chromosome 2, iyDipSimi1.1, whole genome shotgun sequence genome, one interval contains:
- the LOC124416264 gene encoding uncharacterized protein LOC124416264, with protein sequence MVLGRWYFFFFFRISNVTSEMDEKNFFGKYSLSASSMVKLNPIRDQSMHKTSEMKNAWRILSWVEPEQIIVEEDDKDNVQATVNLAISSQDGNSESIQATQYGFTQAERSGSTVGSISSIENLADYLYESLECANGKLEVNHIHDITDSELSSIVNDLSKKLSHKGIYNLCHSICGMDIKLSERLISLFCKNILLTAIISTKEPSRLLNAAITECAGKFPEDVENLIFIPSLNSDLKEVTTILSITSNLDNQQKRAYISDLSTEVKDLKQWHILVLQDLVIANIDDNIKEKVLSLLWKKSYDFSRDKNYGKLILSILKTNPPTTVQQQHFFEEIVADHNTLFKKLIDKMLESNSVV encoded by the exons ATGGTACTCGGTcgatggtattttttttttttttttagaatttctaATGTGACGAGTGaaatggacgaaaaaaatttctttggaaaatattctttatcCGCTTCTTCTATGGTTAAGTTAAATCCTATCAGAGATCAGTCGATGCATAAAACttccgaaatgaaaaatgcatgGCGCATCTTAAGTTGGGTG GAACCTGAACAAATAATCGTGGAGGAAGATGACAAAGATAATGTGCAGGCAACAGTAAACTTGGCAATATCGAGTCAGGATGGCAATTCAGAATCAATTCAAGCCACTCAATATGGCTTTACGCAAGCCGAAAGATCAGGCTCAACAGTTGGATCAATTTCCTCGATTGAAAATCTTGCAGATTATCTGTATGAATCACTAGAATGCGCTAATGGGAAACTTGAGGTTAATCACATACACGATATCACAGATTCTGAATTATCAAGCATTGTTAATGATCTAAGCAAAAAATTAAGTCACAAaggaatttataatttatgtcacTCGATATGTGGTATGGACATAAAACTCAGCGAGCGATTAATCAGCCTTTTTTGCAAGAATATCTTATTAACAGCA ataATTTCTACCAAAGAGCCATCCAGATTGCTGAATGCAGCGATTACAGAATGTGCGGGAAAATTTCCAGAAGAtgtagaaaatttgatttttatacctTCCTTGAATTCTGACTTGAAAGAAGTAACAACGATTCTCAGTATTACAAGTAATCTGGACAATCAACAAAAACGTGCTTACATTTC CGACTTATCGACTGAAGTAAAGGATCTTAAGCAATGGCACATTTTGGTTCTACAAGATTTGGTGATAGCAAACATAGATgacaatattaaagaaaaagtGCTCAGTTTATTGTGGAAAAAATCCTACGACTTTTCCAGAGATAAAAATTACGGAAAATTGATACTGAGTATTTTGAAGACAAACCCACCGACTACAGTGCAACAACAACATTTCTTTGAAGAAATAGTTGCCGATCACAACACATTGTTTAAAAAACTGATAGACAAAATGTTAGAGAGTAATTCGGTTGTTTGA
- the LOC124416582 gene encoding protein immune deficiency, with amino-acid sequence MSGITALARRLQSLTTDARPDPPRINAEVNLNVPPTENKQKSVPATAKSDETRNSKPEIQRQRSDNESNTSIPRPELLNPENSSSAGNFKSEARSRSPRGYAKSKRKTSPNANVVNYNIINGTGINIGPKVIYVSKVTHQYGENSKTNAEGFPQKPKVKPMPHDVMEISKSKKEISRDDIFVIKTHIGYGWRDVARKLGYSEGQVEQFEENYKDKGIAEVVYKLLLDWKQAKAEDAQLGQLISIIWSCREYDCAEQLADSYNKPA; translated from the exons ATGTCCGGAATCACAGCTCTGGCACGCCGGCTACAAAGTTTGACTACAGATGCAAGACCGGATCCACCAAGAATTAACGCAGAAGTAAATTTAAATGTGCCACCTACagagaataaacaaaaatcagtACCAGCAACTGCCAAATCTGATGAAACGAGAAACAGTAAACCAGAAATTCAGAGACAGAGATCTGACAATGAATCGAATACATCGATACCTCGACCTGAGCTTCTTAATCCAGAAAACTCTAGTTCTGCTGGAAACTTCAAATCAGAAGCAAGATCTAGGAGTCCTCGAGGCTATGCCAAATCGAAACGCAAAACAT caCCAAATGCAAATGTTgtgaattataatataattaatggaACTGGGATCAACATTGGTCCAAAGGTGATTTATGTTTCGAAGGTAACTCATCAGTATGGGGAAAATAGTAAAACAAATGCTGAAGGGTTTCCTCAAAAACCAAAGGTTAAACCAATGCCACATGATGTCATGGAAATTagtaagagtaaaaaagaaatcagcAGAGACGatatatttgtaataaaaacacATATTGGATACGGGTGGCGTGATGTAGCAAGAAAATTAGGCTATTCAGAGGGGCAAGTTGagcaatttgaagaaaattataaagacAAAGGCATTGCCGAG gtCGTCTATAAACTACTTCTTGACTGGAAACAAGCGAAAGCAGAAGATGCACAGTTAGGTCAATTGATTTCTATCATTTGGTCATGTCGAGAGTACGATTGTGCCGAGCAATTAGCGGATTCTTACAACAAGCCTGCTTAA
- the LOC124416583 gene encoding protein C1orf43 homolog → MSEELSSVTVVIFIGFGVLTFVLLFIFAKRQIMRFALRSRRGPHVPIGHDAKKSLKREVERRIEVIPRICHEPQLISDPRYIVAPGGQVPPHYYRLKAVDDVKNLEAEITKYDNCLKRHPTENLRAYLLTTLAAPLNGSGQRLIHQFCDLYEHARHDPTEFSDEEYQVYSRLVMKLMDAARLLKSYPNSRKSSPSRTPIKKNVDTKRNILEPRMRPSEDQILSGSRPHTLTVMALDNSETSV, encoded by the exons ATGTCAGAGGAGCTGTCAAGCGTGACTGTCGTAATATTCATTGGATTTGGCGTGTTAACCTTCGtattactatttatttttgcaaaaaggcAAATCATGCGATTTGCTTTGAGGTCAAGAAGAGGGCCGCATGTTCCGATTGGACATGATGCGAAAAAA TCCCTGAAACGAGAAGTTGAAAGGAGGATCGAAGTTATACCTAGGATATGTCACGAACCACAGTTGATAAGCGATCCTAGATACATAGTCGCACCGGGAGGTCAAGTTCCACCACATTACTACAGACTAAAAGCTGTTGATGATGTCAAAAATTTAG AGGCGGAAATCACCAAATACGACAACTGCCTGAAACGCCATCCAACTGAAAATTTAAGAGCGTATCTTTTGACAACTTTAGCTGCACCGTTAAATGGCAGTGGGCAGAGACTCATTCATCAATTTTGCGATCTGTACGAACATGCACGGCATGACCCAACTGAATTTAGCGACGAAGAGTATCAAGTTTATTCCAGGCTTGTGATGAAACTTATGGATGC AGCTCGCTTGTTGAAGTCTTATCCAAACAGTAGGAAATCCAGCCCCAGTCGCACACCGATAAAGAAGAATGTTGatacaaaaagaaatattttagaaCCAAGAATGCGTCCGTCCGAAGATCAGATTTTGTCTGGGTCCAGGCCACACACTTTAACAGTAATGGCATTAGACAATAGTGAAACATCCGTGTAG